A segment of the Catenuloplanes nepalensis genome:
TGCCGTTGTGGACCACGTGTTTGGCGATGGCGGCTTCGAGACCGCCGGTGTGGACGGTCAGCCAGCCGAGCATGAGCCCGTAGACGAGCAGTCCTGCGCTGCCCGGCCCGGGACCGCTGCCGTGCAGCGCGGTCCAGGCGACCGCCTGGAAGATGATCGCCGGCCACGGGGAGGGGACACGGATCGTTTGCAGCAGCCAGCCGCGGGTCAGGTACTCCTCCGCCGCGCACTGGAACACGGTCACGGTCAGGATGATCAGCCCGCCGGTCAGCACCTGCGCCCACGGCTCCTGGCGTTCGGGGAGCGGGGTTTCGGCACCGGCGGGTATGCCGGACGGGAACCCCCACACCAGCACCATCAGCGTGCCGACGAACACGACCTGGGAGAGCAGCGCGGCGCCCAGGCACAACCCGAGCCACGGCCATCGCAGCCAGCCGGCGACCGAGGAGACGTTGCCCGGTCGGCGCCGCTCGATGCGCCGCGCGGCGAGCAGCACCACGGGCAGGTACATGGCGGTGCCGAAGAGACTGATCGTCAGGGCCGTCGCGCCGCCCAGGACCGGGAGCTGCTGGTGGGGCAGCGCCCGTTCGGCGATGTCGAGCAGGTCCGGGACAGCGACGTAGCCGACGGCGATGATGGCTACGGCTGCCGCGATCGTGCGCCACCAGCGCACCGGAAGACCGATCCGGTGATATGGCACCGGCGTGGGTCCAGGGAAATGCCGGAACGGGCTCACCGGCGC
Coding sequences within it:
- a CDS encoding CPBP family intramembrane glutamic endopeptidase; translated protein: MTDNEVASAPPTATAQRATTHRDKDQPRPHLLAPVSPFRHFPGPTPVPYHRIGLPVRWWRTIAAAVAIIAVGYVAVPDLLDIAERALPHQQLPVLGGATALTISLFGTAMYLPVVLLAARRIERRRPGNVSSVAGWLRWPWLGLCLGAALLSQVVFVGTLMVLVWGFPSGIPAGAETPLPERQEPWAQVLTGGLIILTVTVFQCAAEEYLTRGWLLQTIRVPSPWPAIIFQAVAWTALHGSGPGPGSAGLLVYGLMLGWLTVHTGGLEAAIAKHVVHNGTAISLQILVGGLAPLRSSVQPAEQAADWITPTAWMASTAFYMAVVAVLTKAVHQWRDHSGPPAWAPPGTAARTAARNLPSATPA